Genomic segment of Euleptes europaea isolate rEulEur1 chromosome 6, rEulEur1.hap1, whole genome shotgun sequence:
acatattggaaaagcaataaattccctgatttaaataattggcttgataattAAAGCATAGTTTTCTTTAACCTTAAGTCGACATATTATAACAATGACAAAAATATGGAAGAACTGGATGCTCGCTGgcatttaacaatttcaaggatggaaaaaaccctacaatgtgtaaatcgcagagagggagtgatgtgATAATCATGTGGATTTTAGATTAATAGTGGATTTTAGATGAATAGACaagagtattgcttggttcactgttatgggaattttagttatattagcagcacggttttggaatttgtattatgagttttttagtaatgttatatttccattttcttttattgctctattctcattttctcttaataaaattttatttttaaaaaagacaatatTACTGCAGGAATTTAACACATTTGGCTACCAGCTGCATGGATATGGAAGTTTGCTCATACATTCTTAAACAGCTCAGGTGGAGCAGGTATGTCCCACCAAGGTCAATGGGGCTCAGTCACAATTGGCACAGGATGGCATCTATGGTGAAAAATTTGGCAAATCTATCTTACCACAGAACCTTTGCTGTTtggctagaccaggggtcggcaaactcattagtcaacagagccaaatatcaacagtacaacgactgagatttcttttgagagccaaatttcttaaacttaaactatataggtaggtacactgtttattaacttaataaactttaattaaagttttaagtcttaattaaactataggtacactggtggggagatgctagggttgccagatctccagccaccacctggaggttggcaaccctagtagaggaagagaggtgggagggatggagaaaggaaggaaggaagggggagcctggaggaggaggccccatctcgttgctgctggcctccccgctgcctgtcagctgttggggggcgagaggggggggaagaggaagaagccagccgcgtgtgtgcgaggcaggaagccttcagccctgctgatgaGCGCAcggtggtgggggagaaaggtgttgtgttggcgctcttccctgctgccctcctcgAAGGCCCCCGCCAGTGGCAGCGGCACCGAGCCCAGCCCGGGGGATGACAGCGGGGGCAGCGAGGCCAGTGGCAACGAGGCCgagcctccaggctccagcagcagctcctcctcgccgccttcctcctcctcgatcccctcaggcggctcccaggccttcgaggggggcggcagggaagagtgccaacacagcagctttctcccctcccacatgagCACGCATGGGGCCCAGCAGGGCTGATAGCTTCACGCCTCACGCAGGCACGCCCGCAGCTGgcttcttccttttcccccctccctcaccgcccaacagctgacagacggcgagaggaggtttaaagggcgccgcagcgttcctgcacgctgcggcttccggAACAGTTTTGGGGAGAGCCATGCTGGCCCGCATTTCAATggatgggccctggagctccccccagccattctccacggggggggggagagacagctcgcccgctctctctcaggtgcgtCGGCTCCGGACAGGAAACTCGCGTCTGCTCGCTCTCGTTCTCTCTCCGGCGCAAAGGGAGCaagcgcagcccggctgccgaAGCGAGcaggtgcgagagcaggggctccgaaccaagtggcagagccgcactcaaggtgccaaagagccgcatgcggctggtgagccgcggtttgccgaccactgggctagACACATCCCATCACCAATGGCATTATTTTCCACAAGCATTGTGGAGATGTctttcaaatgtgagaaaattgGCCAGAACCCTGTTCTTCACAAAGCCCTGGGATGCATGTGAAACGTTGTTCTTTCAAATGAGATCTGCTGTTGCCTGGCTATCCGTGTACATGTCCTTTTAGAGACACCCATGCAAAAACCAGCCCACAAGCTGTTTGAGAAGAACAATCTCCAAACTGGGTCTGTTTTTCCATGCTACTACACCTAATGAAAATAATGCCATCAGCGATGGAATCTCTCTAACCCATGTGGCATGTTCCAGGCATATGTCTGAAGAATATCCATGTTTGAGGAATCACCATGAAGAAGTAATCCTACGTAAATTTATTTGTAAGTAAACTTTAAATCAATTGGAACTTACCTGTTCCAGATGGGTTATGAGAATGAATATATCCTGTGTTATATGCATGTTTCTGAACGCAGATAACCTCTAACTGCAATACTCAGCTTGTAAGTAGAAGTGGAACATTTTTACACTCAGTTCCTACACTGGGTGGAGAAATCCTTATCAAGTTACCTGACTAGGGCAAAGGGAGACAGGTAGGGGCCTCACCTGGGCTGGGCAGATAGCCTCACAGAGCTTGCAAGCAATGCACCTCTCTTCTCCGGATGGATATCGGCGTAGGGCATGCTCTCCACGGAAGCGTGGGCTCAGGGGACCCTTCTCAAAGGGATAGTTGATAGTGGCAGGTTCCCTAAACAGGTAACTCAAAGTCATAGCCAAGCCTATgggaaaaagaagaacaaaaattaTCTAATTTAAAATATAGACTATTCTATCCCCCAAGTTAAGGGCAAACTAACAATATCCCACTAAAGCCGCTACACTTTAACAGTGGGTACTATTATCCCCAAAATTTACAACAGTGCTACAATTTACCCTTTTCCTGGGATATGCAGAAATTACTACCAGGGCTACTGCCACATGGCTAATTTTTTCTGGCTTGGCTTTCAAACCAGAGTGGGTTTTTTCCCTGAGAGGACCCTCTAGATTGTCCCCCAATTGTCCACTTTGAGAGAGAAGACAGGTGTGGACTCTCCACTGCAAATACCCATGAAAGGAGAATGAAGAAGCATTGCCATGTGGAAGCAGTCCAGGTTCCCAGCTCAATGGTGAATTATACTTGCACCTACCCTCTTTCCACCACCCACCAGTGATGACAGGATACAATGCAGCACTATGGCAGTTAACCTCACAGTTCTGCACTTCTCCACTGTGCCCAAGAAGGGAGTGCAAGAGCATGCATACAACTGCCCCACATCTAGTGATGTCTGATAGCTGCCACTGTaccactgagctccttggaagaagagctgGATAAACATTCATAAGCTACATAAAGATACCCAGTGTGAAATTAAAAGACTGAGCTAGGCCTCTAGAATACTGCTACTGTGATGGAAGAAGGGAGCAGTCTCTAGGCCAGTGGAAGAGCCAAAAGTGGAGGGTAGCCAGCAGTAGCAGGCAGAGCCAACAGCATGGGTGACTGGCGTCTGCTATAGGCTATCTGTACAATTTGTTCCAAGCCTGCCTTAACACCTTAGTCTCATGTCTTGCGGTGAGTCTGATAAGTTATCAATTACAATTAACCACAGCAAGAAGACAGTCCCCATCCCCCCACTGTCTCATTATGGCTCAGGACAGGGGTGCTGGGGTGGGTGGAAACAACAAAGGATGCTGTCAGCCTTTACTCAGCAATCTGTTCTCTCTGACTTCCAAGATTCTGACTCCTCCCCTCATGACCACCCAATCCCATCTACCCAATTCCACATGTCACCTTACATTTCTTTACTACCCCATCCTACTCCATCATCATCCTTACCTCGTATGAGCTCTGTCCACAGTAGGGTCTGTGCAGCCTTGTCCGTGATAGATTTCATGTCTGTGGGCTCCTCCCTTACATTTACATattctgcagcaaaaaaaaagaagaggtgaAATGTTGCTGTACAGAAGGGTCTAGTCCTACAAAAATTCCCATGACAAAACCTACTGCACAAAAAGATCCTTTATGCCAATTTTATTGGAAACAAATTTCTGTCAAAGTGTTCATGCACCATTTTCAAAGGAATCATGtctttgggggtggtggtggttatatGCACATGTTCTTGGAGACCTGGACAGTATTaaaggggagaggaagcaaaGCTGAATTTTGTATTCCCCAAAAGACTATCTAGGAGCAGCTCTTGTACCTCTGAAGTAAAAGAGAGCCAGATGAACCAAATTATATTCTAGGTAAGCAGCTGCTACATCTCTGAGAGATTCTTGTGTGTGGACATAAAATCACAAATCGCAAAATCGcacaaggctggaagagaccacaagggccatccagtccaaccccctgacatgcaggatcccacaatcaaagcactccagacagatggccatccaacatctgcttaaagacctccaaagatggggactccatcccccccccccccgaggcaagGCATTccatgtttaggtggaattgtttttctcttagtttaaatccattactctgtgttctAGTCCCTGAAGCAACCGAGatcaagctagttccctcattaacatggcatcccttcaaatatttaaacatggctatcatgtcaccccttaaccttctcttctccagaagaaacaaacccagctccttaagtctctcctcatagggcatagatgctagacctctgaccattctggtcgctctcctctggacacgctccaacttgtcaacatccttcttaaattgtggagcccaaaactggacacagtattccaagtgaggtctgaccaatgcagaatacagtggtagtattaaaGGTATACTCACtgtaggaggcttttggggctgTGTTGGAGAGGTATCGAGCAAGGCTCAGGCACATTGGAGTCCCTaaggaaaaacagaaaaattGGACAACTTGCCATAGACAAGGAGACATTGACCCCTGAAGCCCAGCAGATCACAGAGAATACTGGAATTGCCTATACTTTGACATAGTTTAACCTAATCCAAATCCTTCCTAGAAGATCATTTCCAAACCATTAGCATGAGATGACAGGACAGGCTATGAAGCTACTTCAGCCAACAGGGAACCAGGTCACACACAGGAACCGGAACATGGGCTTGAGAATATTAGCCACCCAATGAATGCAATGACCAAGCAGGGATTAGACCTCCACAACAGATCGCTTAACATTGTCTCTGTTGATACCACAAAAAGAGCCAATGCTTATTGGAGACAGAGTCAGCACTTGCTTCTCTGTAACAAGTGTTTAAAATGTTAGGGCTCTAGTGTAGAAAGGCAGAGAAATGTTGAGGAAAAGATCATGacagatctataaaattatgaacggTGCAGAGAGAATGGACAGACTCAGAATACTCAAATTCAGAATTACCTAGACAAACCCACAGAGGGTAGGTCTATCAACAGCTCTTCATATTAAATAATGAGAATAAAACAAAGCTTCCATATTTACAGTTAAATGGCCACTGAATATCAGATATTGTGACAAACAACAGGAGCATCCTGTCCCTTTCATGGCCTGTTTTGACCTTCCAAAAAGGATCTGGTTTACAACTGTTGGAAACCAGATGTCAAAATTGATGGACTTTTGATCTGATACAGCACAGctctttttaatgtttttctgtGGAAAGCGGAGGCAGCATTTCCTAAGGGTGACAATACAGGAAGTTTTATGTCTTCTCCCTGCCCAGCTACATTTTAGCCCAAATCTTACACACAACAACATAGAGGAAGAAAAGCATTAAGCAGTCCCCAGTTACTTTGTATGTTCCATTTCTACCAGGCACCGCAGCTCAAAACATTGCATCCCCAACAGTGAATCTTAGAACCTCAGTAATATTTTCTAGTCTCACTCACACTTCACTCCAAGTCACATCATCACCAGCTACATATATTGTTTACTCATGATCTGATATTCCAAAGTGTATATGTGACTAACTTAAATTAGTATTTGGGAAATTCTAGAACAAAGTATGCTCTGTCTTTTAGTAATAATAATtgcgtgctgtcaagttgcaaccaactcatggtgaccccaggaccattGTGGTTTCATTGCAGAAAATTAGCAGAGGTAATttccctttgccttcctctgcatagcaaccccagtcttccttgctggtctcccatccaagtactaaccatggccaatcctgcttaCCTCCCAAGAcaagacaagatcaggctactaAGGGCTATTTTGTAGAGTACAGAGTAAACACAGTCAAACACATAAGATACAAATGTATGAGACTTCAGAGAGGTGTTCAAAATCTAACAAGAAATCTACCTGTTCACCTGCTAGCAGAATTCCACTTGGGCTCCCCCACACCAAGGCTGTTTGACAGCATCAGTTACTGTAATTTTGCACAAGCTTGCTATATGTGAAAACATGTATTCATTATTTAATCCTGACAGTTAGCCACACAGGGAAAAGACCCCGAAGAAGCACAACACTAGCTATGAGAGATGCCTCACCAATACTCTGCACACATGAGGGTCAGgataaatacatatattttctATTGCACCAATATGATGACAAAATGGAATTCTGCATTCCAGCCTGATGGAAGACACATTGAGCAGCTATCAGTCCTGTGCATATGTGAACTGTAGATTCTGAGTAGTTCACACCTCCTTTACCAACACCTCTCAGAAGGCCCGCTTCATGTCTGCAAAATTAGATTTAGAGTTCAGTTTCTATGGTATCACTGCCATGGGTAATAGCAAGCCACCAGCTCAGAACAAAAGGACAAAGCATTCTTATGGCTTCTTGCGTGCGGCCTATTTGTGTACGTAAATCAAAAGAAAATTTCACTTGGTTTAACGGGGCTTACTTTCAAATCAGCATAAAAGAGTGGCCTTGCAACCCAGTATTATTTAATCTAGTATTTCCTAGCGTTCAACATTTATGCAGCTTGAGAGCCATTACTCAAATGCTGAAATACTTTATAAGCTTTATCAAATTTAACCACACAATACTGAGACTAGTAATTTGTCCAAAACAGCACAGCAAGCTTTGTGGATGAGCAAGAATTTGAACTTGGACCTCCATAGTCAACTtcaatacttttatttacagcatCATATATAATACAGACATAATATATCCAACACAAATGGTGCTTTAACAGTCCAACCCTGACAACACTAGGTATCACAGATCAAAATTTATTATCCTAATTTTACCAACAGTAAACAAAGCAGAAAGGAAGCCCTGGAATAAAATGTCTCTTTTCTTCAGCCATACCTGCTCGGGAAGCTTGGCTCATTATCCAGATCACACGCATTTTCAACATGAGAACAGAATTCCTCTGGGAGGGGgacaagaaggaaaaaaataaaaaagatatttGTCAGAGTCCACTGTCACTTTAGGgtctcatattttatttattcacattATCTGTAGTTTGCCTCTCTCACTGGGGCTCGAAAAGGATTACAGAGTGTATCAATACAAtccacaggatgggacattcaataaacaatgaaataggacgCGCGTTGTAGAACCATCCACAAATCTAAgcagcagaactgaagcaaagcataagtattgtttgtttattttttacggccaatggccagcataaagcataagtattaacatggcacattaaatgTTGCGTAAATATATGTTAGGATCCAATTTTCAACtctacacagtagtacagaccacagtccctaataactgTCCAAGTAACGTTGTGAAGCATTGCGTACAGTTCTACCTTACTGCCTGCAcggaaaagccctcttgaataattcagttttgcatagtctgCAGGGAGCCCGGAGAGTGGCCTGGTTTCCTGAGGCATGCCTTCCCACagggtgggggccacaacggagaaggcacggGCAGCTGTTGGCTTTTGCCTGTTTGCAGGTTGCCATTCTTTTAACAGCACAAACGTATATAAAATGGCCCACCTCTTCTAATGAGCGACCACTCTTCATTCATAAAGAGCACCCAgaacaggtgctctgccactgagccatggccccctccctcGAGTTCGCCGCGCGTGCGCACAGCCGATGGAGACACGCGACTTCCGGCGTTGGGCGGGATTAACCCCGTCCGTCTCTGGCCCAGGCTAGCGAGCTGTAAGGCGCATGCGCTTATCTGTACGCCTCCTCCCATTCGCCCTCAGAATTCCGTTAACGCGCACGCGCCCTTGTCAGACCAGCCGGCTTGGCGCCGCGCATGCGCAACAGCGTGCCCTCTGCGACACTCCGCGAAGGTCCCGTCGGTCAGATgccgcttccccccctcccccctcgcgCAAGTAAgacttccggggggggggtggagaggtcTGGCAAAACCAGCCCCGGCCCAGCCCGGCGACGCGGAGAACCACAAAGGGCAACAAGGACTCACCCCCGGAGCCGGGCAACAGACGCCAGAGTTGTGCCCCGAGCTGCCGGAGAGCGGGAGTAACAACTGCGACCAATCGCCACCTGGCCGAATAATAATTGGCTGAAGGAGCCCTGAGAGGGGCGGGACTTTCTCTTTGGTTGGTTAAAAGGGTGGGGAAGGGTGGGATGTAGAAAAGAGGTCTGTGACAACGGCGGTCGGTGATTGGCTGCGAGAAAGTTCAGAACGCACGTGGATTGGAGAGCAGAATTGAGTGGAGGGTCGCAGGTGCTGGTCTTCGTCTCTGTTGGGAGCAGAGCGTGGCGGCGTCCTGTCTGCTCGTGCAGGTGTTAAAATTGTCTGTTTAGGTGTCACAAGTCACTTTTATTTCTACTGCAATAAAAGTTAGTCTTCTAATAACATGATACAGCGCATAAATCCCCGTAGTCTTTGATACTATCAGATAACCGCTGTGTAATTTGTAGAAGACTGCTAAGATATTCACATGAATAAGTTATAACACTAAGGTATTCACATCAATAACGgcaatgagacagcaaggtagacttcccctgactatggaagatccactgatttagcaatttgtaataatctcttttcctttctgtaaatgtattaaaatgtattaggacagcaagggaatagcttgttgctgggcaggatatctctgtgtgtctatgtgctagtaactggggcaagagacacagagggttacagtaaaccataacaagaactgggtgaaactgttactctactgccgcctctatgtctggagtgctatcagcctaccctgaatgttgatgggttgtcatatcttgaatttggataaatatctctccctcagtacaatcggggctcagagatttctgcccattagggcctctgagtcagcagctgcaaataaactgttttcttgaaataacgatctcgggtctctctctccccccacgaacccttgtttaccacatcAGCAAGTAGAGTGATTTCCTGCAGTAATAATTTGTACGTGTGAGTGAGCCGTCATACCTCTTAACATGAAATCACGCCCTTAAGGTTCTTCAAGGCAGCCCAGTCCTTTTAATGGAGTCTGTTTAATATTCCACTGTGAATCATCCAGTGTTGAGCTTGCATAAGTGAACTGGGCCTGAAAAACTAGATAAATAatatgtggaggggggaggaatgggtcTGCATCTTCAGAACTGtttatattgggttttatatttggttaatatagcagagtttgcccagtcatggaagcgagatactgagtgcaataaattcagtcttcccaagaagtaaattgcaaaaaagtagagCTTACATTTAAGTTTagtctgttaacattcttgttgcagttgattaAAGATAGAaggcctcatctaaagaatacatttccctgtacaggtggctagctaatccagtgtaatgtgagtgcaagtatgattttatggtttatgcaggagagacctgtagaaacgtctgcctcctttgcagaccatttggaaaaagagagacaaaatggctactgagaaaggaggaggaggagttagagtgcagcccccaagttcagccaaacaggaacatctcattaaagaaatagcaactacaaacttagagtaaattagcgcccccccctccccccaatgtcaaggcatgctgagtcgctctcactccaacagttTAGTCATAGGAAagttatagggttgtcaactccaggttcagaaataccaggcagcctgggagagtggggtttagggaggggaggggaggggccatggcaggTATAATACCATGCAGTCCACATTcccaaacaaccattttctccagaagttgaataaatgttttatataaataaaaataaataagccatGTATGtagtatagagatcagttgtaattccagaggatcatcagccaccacctggaggttggcaaccctagaaggttACCAGGAAAGGCAAGCTTTCACTCATGTATCTGTTTGGTGATTGCAAAGAGTTTTTCCTGTATTTTTCTTAACTCTTCAAGTTATAAAGGTAGGCATGGTGCTGGTGAGAGCTGTATTATTCATTAGTAATATCACAAGCACCATCCTGTAggtcaggggttcccaaccttttttcacaTGTGTACCTCTTGGCAGCCtgtttccataaattgtacccctcatattaccaaattgtttgtaattaatatagttgctgttatttcaaatttatatgttgtaactaaataaatagcccaataatgaGAGTAAAAGTAATGTGCTCCCCCATTAACGTACAGTCCAATGGAGCAATGAGGGCaatgttagcatacgggcctgccccccccctcccagacgggatctggcaacccgctgtgctgacactggactactccgctggccgcgcgcccgccccaaacgctatgggacggccgctgcgcgctccgtcgtcacggactcggccgctcctgcgagcgccgtgcagctagcagttaggaagcagatgcaggggcagcctccggtgaaccagagggaagccatgttcctgtataggctctattccagctgcagccatgtcaagagaagcagaatgtcaggaaatcagtgtcaagcaacccccccttgcaacatccaccgcttaatggatcatcagcagccatccagatatcctgatgactcattcctccacctcagcagcagcgaccccaggacgtttgcacagatcgctcccattgtttctgaatgctaatctcgtcagcagagaagttccagttgcaaaagccattggaatcagaatagatttccaaattctcactaccccacagcttaatcctttgtcacctgggaacctaggaggggtaaaacccctctccccgcccccagaaaaacagtataaatggaaatgctcccagcccactctctcctccttgggccttcccctccatactgcctggcactctgccagagtgggtgttcatgcttggacacctagcccccccctgtcccctttttatcccccaaaactgcatggaattcaggacggacaactaatctgaagagaggtacagtatattttctcctctgcctgccacatggcaaaagtccctttattcctctctttgattcctagactctgtatgttgtgtgatgtgtatgtgtagttttgtatgtgcgtgtgaacatataatctgagtaaattacttttaacctaattccatggcttctgcctctttactggtcatggtatggactctggtagacaaaggttgcatcccagctcaagttatgcccattgccggttattgttcgctaatttccccatataacaattcataaccgggcatgttggctaacagattattggtggagaatgtgggcaaccctgtgagcatttcaggcacacagacgtaggagaaagtccatgaccttgtaaatttggcaaggaagcgtgtgtgtgtgtggctctagagagcactgtTTTTGattttgtgggttggcttttccccccttcatctctgcccaccactcgtctcagccgcccgccgggccaccttcccggcaatgccagggagacgggtgtgtgtcgccctgggaaccgcatctctttcttgagattccccattttgaatggctatctgggatgggttactgcagagtaggttttgcacgtagacatcctgcacctacacgtaggcaaATATAATATCCCCTTCCTGGAAGATAGCTCGATAGGAAAcccccccattttgctagggttaaaatacctgcccccagtttcttttaagcggccaggagagcccagattctaaacagcacagaatctgcccagtggaagcctgcttagtaaataaagcaggagtccatttcaaactggccaggagagccaggagagcagtgtgaattgtcagggacccttagctgaaggagataggcaaggctaccccttttaaactgccagagagcctgaatagtagttgttctgttttgtgctggccaggtgccaaggaaatagtctctagggctgagccaaggatataactcagaacccccttgcagagactttgcagaaaaggctaagcaaaggacatagcttatgccccccccaactaaaatagccttgcccgacacaggtaggaatcctggtgggtggcaagattttccagagagtgagtaaagcaaacttccccagaaacgtgaggggtcaggcgacctagactgcctgcgctcaccgccccaacttccccagaaatgtgaggggtcaggcgacctagactgcctgcgctcactgccccaacttccccaaagacgtgaggggtcaggcgacctagactgcctgcgctcactgactcagaaagggaaattaaatagcagatggacaggagagtcctgactgcggccgaggacaggagaagcgagtcacctgattcctccccccccctctttttggaaAGTGACGGGTATAGCCAGCGAGCGAGGGCTCAGCTTTCCAGAGGGTGCATTTTGAAATTAAGCCCcgccaagggttaggaggaaaggattaaactgccTGAAACTCTCCGCCTGGAGTAGAGCTCTTTAAGGGTAAAGCCAGGAGAGACTTAGGTTTTTTACGCCTTTCCGCCCGGGGATTGGTAACCAGGAACGTAGTAGTATAGAAGCAGAAAAGATTCCTCGCCCCAGTACATTGGAACTAACCGAAAGCACCATGTACAAAAAGCAGCAGAGTCTCCCACGTCTGGAGAGGTGGATGGCTAAACGGGGTGATAGCCCTTGGGAGGAAGgaagttttaaaactgaaaaccccttgaaaactttaaaggaagcattgcaaaccttctgcgagaaggagaaaccctcctcctccaagaaagaCAAGTTCATGGCATGGGGACTGTACACTGCCCTCCATGACTGTATGGAACTGCTAAATGAGAGTAAGGGAGCATTTGACGAGGCAGAACAGCTTGCTGCCATAGTCCAACAACAAGCCGCTGAAATTCAAA
This window contains:
- the NDUFS8 gene encoding NADH dehydrogenase [ubiquinone] iron-sulfur protein 8, mitochondrial, with protein sequence MRVIWIMSQASRAGTPMCLSLARYLSNTAPKASYKYVNVREEPTDMKSITDKAAQTLLWTELIRGLAMTLSYLFREPATINYPFEKGPLSPRFRGEHALRRYPSGEERCIACKLCEAICPAQAITIEAETRADGSRRTTRYDIDMTKCIYCGFCQEACPVDAIVEGPNFEFSTETHEELLYNKEKLLNNGDKWEAEIAANIQADYLYR